From a region of the Meiothermus cerbereus DSM 11376 genome:
- a CDS encoding carboxypeptidase regulatory-like domain-containing protein: MRNRLWLVALIGLIGACNGGDNSGGNTAPSAPNTVVGLVTDIGSGARLSGVTVRVVGSSRTTTTDVRGEFELRGLPAGLVKLDFEKAGYAPGHGIAESADSAQTVLVALKKDGTEQSYNPTQARTLFQRTEAGPYAVIFQPNSLETTDTSLRVVVTPLDPTKEDAALPGDLVAGGASPTPLAPVTFAEFSILDSQNRRINLKPGSSAIVELPIPPELRSQYKIGDKIHCYAYNPQTGRWEDFVEGTVERSSVDGTTPVLRASIRHFSWYGGAPTVQEQECVDVTVIGPGNKPLEGAVVTARPGLRAVTNRLGQASITIQKGVPVNFVATKTYTDTFVDSRGNLIPKPGAKVIDIGKVYEDDLIGLDGQNYSRRPGPCPAESSQSVRAAATNPLPIPVAPAPEGFFEASALLLPGGAVFVLLEKGIPNADGDLEDAEPASGAQITLSDSLGNTVTLGELAPGTYIASNFNIVAGRRYSLSIDADGNGSIDGSGSAFALGNVSWSNLADGGSYSAASLTATWNDSAASQPGYSALYQVIFQRQGGSGVSDSAFYLGSELSFAPRAQTDPPTPLAPGTYTVMLNAFSGAFDGGNLDITDNITGIGMQGKIFSFQAINPITINLTP; encoded by the coding sequence ATGCGAAACAGACTATGGCTGGTGGCTCTGATCGGGCTCATTGGGGCCTGCAATGGCGGCGACAACAGTGGGGGTAATACGGCCCCCAGCGCCCCCAACACTGTGGTGGGGCTGGTAACGGATATTGGCTCGGGGGCGCGGCTTTCGGGCGTGACGGTGCGGGTGGTGGGCAGCAGCCGCACCACCACCACCGATGTGCGGGGCGAGTTCGAGCTGCGCGGTTTACCAGCAGGTCTGGTCAAGCTCGATTTTGAGAAAGCGGGCTACGCCCCCGGCCACGGCATCGCCGAGTCGGCCGACAGCGCCCAGACCGTGCTGGTGGCCCTGAAGAAAGACGGAACCGAGCAAAGCTACAACCCCACCCAGGCCCGCACCCTCTTCCAGCGCACCGAGGCCGGGCCCTATGCGGTCATCTTCCAGCCCAACAGCCTCGAGACCACCGATACCAGCCTGCGGGTGGTGGTCACGCCGCTCGACCCCACCAAGGAAGACGCAGCCCTGCCCGGCGATCTGGTGGCCGGAGGGGCCAGCCCCACGCCGCTGGCTCCGGTGACCTTTGCCGAGTTCAGCATCCTCGACTCACAAAACCGTCGCATCAACCTCAAGCCGGGCTCGAGCGCCATCGTCGAGTTGCCCATTCCCCCGGAGCTGCGCAGCCAGTATAAGATTGGCGACAAGATCCACTGCTACGCCTACAACCCCCAGACCGGGCGCTGGGAGGACTTTGTGGAGGGTACGGTGGAGCGCTCGAGCGTAGACGGCACCACCCCGGTGCTCCGGGCCAGCATCCGCCACTTTTCCTGGTACGGCGGGGCCCCCACGGTACAGGAACAGGAGTGCGTGGACGTAACCGTGATTGGGCCGGGGAATAAGCCGCTGGAAGGAGCGGTAGTCACGGCGCGTCCGGGGCTTCGGGCGGTGACCAACCGGCTGGGGCAGGCCAGCATCACCATACAGAAGGGGGTGCCGGTTAACTTCGTGGCGACCAAGACCTACACCGATACCTTTGTGGACTCGAGGGGGAACCTGATCCCCAAGCCGGGCGCAAAGGTGATTGATATTGGCAAGGTCTACGAGGACGACCTGATCGGCCTGGACGGCCAAAACTACAGCCGCAGGCCAGGGCCTTGCCCCGCCGAATCCAGCCAGTCGGTAAGGGCCGCAGCCACCAACCCGCTCCCCATCCCCGTGGCCCCGGCCCCCGAGGGCTTTTTCGAGGCTTCTGCTTTGTTGCTGCCCGGAGGGGCGGTCTTCGTACTGCTCGAGAAAGGTATCCCTAACGCCGACGGCGACCTGGAGGACGCCGAACCAGCTTCCGGTGCCCAGATCACCCTCAGCGACAGTTTGGGCAACACCGTAACCCTTGGCGAGCTGGCGCCGGGCACCTATATTGCCAGCAACTTCAACATCGTAGCTGGCAGGCGCTATTCCCTGAGCATTGATGCCGACGGCAACGGCAGCATAGACGGCAGCGGCTCGGCCTTTGCGCTGGGCAATGTGAGCTGGAGCAACCTGGCCGATGGAGGCAGCTACAGCGCTGCCAGCCTGACGGCTACCTGGAACGACAGCGCTGCCAGCCAGCCTGGCTACAGTGCGCTGTATCAGGTGATCTTCCAGCGCCAGGGCGGTTCGGGGGTTTCCGACTCTGCCTTTTACCTCGGCTCCGAACTCAGCTTTGCGCCCCGCGCCCAGACCGACCCGCCCACGCCGCTTGCGCCGGGCACCTATACAGTCATGCTCAACGCTTTTAGCGGCGCCTTTGATGGTGGTAATCTGGACATCACCGACAACATTACCGGCATCGGGATGCAGGGGAAGATCTTCAGCTTTCAGGCTATCAACCCGATCACCATCAACCTAACCCCCTAG
- a CDS encoding tetratricopeptide repeat protein codes for MRIPVLFFWLLAALAQAQAPRMAALSDLQINIGAQCPKPDSLGTSFSALTNPDRDVETRGGQAALGQNIMAGLDESIRELEEELRDLEADDPSRPMLQQQLRMLQAQRQQLQRVAPSSSGTQPVPTQAAALANLKRALNAASGPGSVRLLETQPEYREAGNASRTAALAAVMGKPQLALGLLLRAQALEPRNPAHLVNLAGLANYYGLFAEALALITAAERLNPPAALRPLLLNNKGHALMRLRRLPEAEAALRAAAQADPNLQEARVNLAYTLGAQNKCAEAEVWARRAWWRHSLPGAENLETRPLAEAFSIVPTVPALPSLDFVPPGQTKGAREALVALFQEITNRRPKLEEFQAALAAQGRRRVEIASERRVGAIKAKFVTFLENALNSAASLSDQNSYAPAQGRALKAAQATLDRTVSELGTRFGANLGCASATAWREAALPAFQAADRALRALYAEAWRASATLATRFSEPTYRAVALLRLRILYYQAAEQVYMNGVRYVTNLELVQGLEDCVGGSANVIGSLATPQLPAACTPAATPATPPKGWRLALSCDRTDFNFANPPWMDRYQILRDSLSPVVFSQLDARLTVFVPGGFVRLDAEGALMDAGLLVPSGNRHWSFVWNASSGSVGFASSEPQFGVK; via the coding sequence ATGAGAATTCCGGTTCTATTTTTCTGGCTGCTGGCTGCCCTGGCCCAGGCCCAGGCCCCGCGCATGGCTGCGCTGAGCGATTTGCAGATCAACATTGGCGCACAGTGTCCCAAGCCCGATTCGCTGGGCACCAGTTTCTCGGCCCTGACCAACCCCGACCGCGATGTAGAGACCCGCGGCGGCCAGGCAGCTTTGGGACAAAACATAATGGCGGGGCTCGATGAGAGTATCAGGGAGTTGGAGGAGGAACTGCGCGACCTCGAGGCCGACGACCCCAGCCGCCCGATGCTGCAACAGCAGTTGCGGATGCTCCAGGCCCAGCGACAGCAGCTACAACGGGTGGCCCCGTCGAGCTCTGGAACCCAGCCTGTGCCCACCCAGGCTGCTGCCCTGGCCAATCTGAAACGCGCCCTGAACGCGGCCTCGGGGCCGGGCAGTGTGCGGCTGTTGGAAACCCAGCCGGAGTACCGCGAGGCGGGCAACGCCAGCCGCACCGCGGCGCTGGCGGCTGTGATGGGTAAACCGCAACTGGCCCTGGGGTTGTTGCTGCGGGCGCAGGCCTTGGAGCCACGCAACCCCGCGCATCTGGTGAACCTGGCGGGCCTCGCCAACTACTACGGCCTCTTTGCCGAGGCCCTGGCCCTTATCACCGCGGCCGAGCGCCTGAACCCGCCCGCTGCCCTGCGCCCGCTGCTGCTCAATAACAAAGGCCATGCCCTGATGCGCCTGCGGCGGCTGCCCGAGGCCGAGGCCGCCCTGCGCGCGGCGGCCCAGGCCGACCCCAACCTGCAGGAGGCCCGGGTCAACCTTGCCTACACGCTGGGTGCGCAGAACAAGTGCGCCGAGGCCGAGGTGTGGGCACGTCGAGCCTGGTGGCGGCACAGCCTGCCTGGGGCCGAAAACCTCGAAACCCGCCCTCTCGCAGAGGCTTTTTCCATCGTCCCCACCGTACCTGCTTTGCCCAGCCTGGACTTCGTTCCCCCCGGCCAGACCAAGGGGGCACGGGAGGCGCTTGTAGCCCTGTTTCAAGAGATCACGAACCGCCGGCCCAAGCTGGAAGAATTTCAGGCCGCCCTGGCGGCACAGGGCCGTCGCCGGGTTGAGATCGCCTCGGAGCGGCGGGTGGGGGCCATCAAGGCCAAGTTCGTAACGTTCCTGGAGAATGCCCTGAACTCCGCAGCCAGCCTTAGCGACCAAAACAGTTACGCACCTGCGCAGGGCCGGGCCCTCAAGGCTGCCCAGGCCACCCTCGACCGCACTGTTTCCGAACTCGGCACCCGCTTTGGTGCCAACCTCGGCTGTGCCAGCGCCACTGCCTGGCGCGAGGCAGCCCTGCCCGCCTTCCAGGCTGCCGACCGCGCCCTTCGCGCCCTCTACGCCGAGGCCTGGCGCGCCAGCGCCACCCTCGCCACCCGCTTCTCCGAGCCGACCTACCGCGCTGTTGCCCTGTTGCGGCTGCGAATCCTCTACTACCAGGCTGCCGAGCAGGTTTACATGAACGGTGTACGCTACGTGACGAACCTCGAGCTTGTTCAAGGCCTCGAGGACTGCGTCGGGGGAAGCGCGAACGTCATCGGCAGCCTCGCCACCCCGCAGTTGCCCGCTGCCTGCACGCCCGCCGCCACGCCCGCGACGCCCCCCAAGGGCTGGCGTCTGGCGCTTTCCTGCGACCGCACCGATTTCAATTTTGCCAACCCACCGTGGATGGATCGTTACCAAATCCTGCGCGATAGCCTCTCGCCGGTGGTCTTCTCGCAGCTCGACGCCCGCCTGACCGTCTTTGTTCCTGGCGGTTTCGTGCGCCTCGATGCGGAGGGGGCGCTTATGGATGCCGGCCTCCTGGTTCCAAGTGGAAACCGCCACTGGAGCTTTGTGTGGAACGCGAGTAGTGGGAGCGTGGGGTTTGCCAGCAGCGAACCACAGTTTGGGGTGAAGTAG
- a CDS encoding YeeE/YedE family protein has product MSLSRKGSQKRLVTPVLPQQTTRPQYGLLGLGLLGAAWLYVHLSTAQGLLLLLGVGLGFTLFHARFGFSSAFRQLLSVGQGRALQAHMLLLAVTATLFALLFTLGQGLGGQPLAGYLAPIGPGLLLGAFLFGVGMQLAGGCASGTLYATGGGSLVGLVALLSFMGGSVLGAWNLEFWTSGPGAVGSLPPISLAERLGLWGALALTLALVGGLALLAEWVIRKRQPPPPFQPRGPQGWARVLRGTWPLWVAALVLALLNAAVLYVSGRPWGVTYSLTLWGSQAVEALGLAQPVFWGFWNGQSPLGLSPLGHPTALTNLGILLGALLSAAAAGVFGKNPRLGWKTLLAAVVGGLLMGYGARLAYGCNIGAYIGGVASFSLHGWVWLVMALLGTGAGLRLRPWFGLSNPRPTDSVC; this is encoded by the coding sequence ATGTCGCTTTCACGCAAGGGTTCACAGAAGAGGCTGGTTACTCCGGTTCTGCCCCAGCAGACCACCCGGCCCCAGTACGGCCTGCTGGGGCTGGGGCTTTTGGGCGCAGCCTGGCTCTATGTGCACTTATCCACAGCCCAGGGCCTGCTGCTGTTGCTGGGGGTGGGGCTGGGCTTTACCCTGTTCCACGCCCGGTTCGGCTTCAGCTCGGCCTTCCGTCAGCTTCTGAGCGTGGGGCAGGGACGGGCCCTGCAGGCCCATATGCTCTTGCTGGCGGTTACCGCCACCCTGTTTGCCCTTTTGTTTACCCTGGGCCAGGGGCTGGGCGGCCAGCCGCTGGCGGGATACCTGGCCCCCATCGGGCCGGGGCTCTTGCTGGGGGCTTTTTTGTTTGGGGTAGGCATGCAACTGGCCGGGGGGTGCGCCTCGGGCACCCTCTACGCTACCGGGGGCGGCAGCCTGGTGGGCCTGGTGGCCCTGTTGAGCTTTATGGGGGGCTCGGTGCTGGGGGCCTGGAACCTCGAGTTCTGGACTTCAGGACCAGGGGCAGTGGGCAGCCTGCCGCCCATCTCGCTGGCCGAGCGCTTGGGGCTGTGGGGGGCGTTGGCCCTGACGCTTGCACTGGTGGGAGGGCTGGCCCTACTGGCCGAGTGGGTTATCCGCAAACGGCAACCTCCACCGCCGTTCCAACCTCGAGGCCCGCAGGGCTGGGCTCGAGTGCTGCGCGGCACCTGGCCGCTGTGGGTGGCTGCTTTGGTACTGGCCCTGCTCAACGCAGCGGTGCTCTACGTAAGCGGGCGCCCCTGGGGCGTTACCTACAGCCTGACCCTGTGGGGTTCGCAGGCCGTGGAAGCCCTGGGCCTGGCCCAGCCGGTGTTTTGGGGGTTCTGGAACGGCCAGTCGCCCCTGGGGCTCTCCCCCCTGGGCCACCCCACCGCCCTGACCAACCTGGGCATCCTGCTGGGCGCGCTCTTGAGCGCCGCCGCCGCCGGGGTGTTCGGCAAAAACCCCCGCCTGGGTTGGAAAACGCTTCTGGCCGCGGTGGTGGGTGGGCTCCTGATGGGCTATGGGGCCCGGCTGGCCTACGGCTGCAACATTGGCGCCTACATCGGCGGGGTGGCCTCCTTCAGCCTGCACGGCTGGGTCTGGCTGGTCATGGCCTTGCTGGGCACCGGCGCCGGGCTGAGGCTACGCCCCTGGTTTGGGCTCTCCAACCCCAGGCCCACCGACTCGGTCTGCTAG
- a CDS encoding DUF427 domain-containing protein: MESVWDYPRPPRCEPTAKRILVRLGELVIADSSRACRVLETSHPPVYYIPPADIRMGLLEATPRQTYCEFKGGASYWTLKVGDTVLPNVAWSYEDPTPGFAAIKGYLAFYLEPLEGFVDGEKAQPQPGRFYGGWVTKDIVGPFKGGPGTQGW; the protein is encoded by the coding sequence ATGGAATCGGTCTGGGACTACCCCCGCCCCCCGCGCTGTGAACCCACAGCAAAACGCATTCTGGTGCGGCTCGGCGAGCTGGTCATCGCCGATAGCAGCCGGGCCTGCCGCGTGCTGGAAACCAGCCACCCGCCGGTCTACTACATCCCGCCCGCGGATATTCGCATGGGTCTGCTGGAAGCCACCCCACGTCAGACCTACTGTGAGTTCAAGGGTGGGGCCAGCTACTGGACGCTCAAAGTGGGCGACACCGTGCTGCCCAACGTGGCCTGGAGCTACGAAGACCCTACCCCCGGTTTTGCGGCCATCAAAGGTTATCTGGCTTTTTATCTGGAACCCCTCGAGGGCTTTGTGGATGGCGAAAAAGCCCAGCCCCAACCGGGACGCTTCTACGGGGGCTGGGTGACCAAAGACATCGTGGGGCCGTTCAAGGGTGGGCCGGGAACTCAGGGATGGTAG
- a CDS encoding sensor histidine kinase, whose translation MLSPFRRYFAGRPVAQVVVLLTALNLLTVLAFTLLVPARPLEVPTVLPWQDPAQTAWRIGAAVALLGVVVWAVRPGQRRAWEFAFLILIGVGVVAWLSQNYLPFLALGLVPVVARYWLPLWVVLLIVLGLGGLSVWWAQQEPLQITFEIVLSQGPQGTTSWGALPTPAEYPNLSLAFFIFIAFLYSGYALFTLELLVRETKAREELERTRRELEQASRQAGVLEERQRLAREIHDTLAQGFASIVVQLEAAEMASENETSAGRYLEQARNAAREGLSEARRMVWALRPEILENTSLPEALQRLMRRWQQESGVQAQFTLTGEPRPLHPELEVGLLRIAQEALANIRKHSKARHATLTLSYLGDMVLMDVQDDGVGLQPPTSGSFGLRSMRERVEALGGQMTVESEPGLGTTLAFSLPLYSGRSKAEEKTL comes from the coding sequence ATGCTTTCGCCATTCCGGCGCTATTTTGCAGGCCGCCCCGTGGCGCAGGTGGTGGTACTACTTACCGCCCTCAACCTGCTGACGGTGCTGGCCTTTACCCTGCTGGTGCCGGCCAGGCCGCTCGAGGTGCCCACCGTGCTGCCCTGGCAAGACCCGGCCCAGACGGCCTGGCGCATCGGCGCGGCGGTGGCTTTGTTGGGGGTGGTGGTCTGGGCTGTGCGACCCGGGCAGCGCCGGGCCTGGGAGTTTGCCTTTTTGATTCTGATTGGGGTGGGGGTGGTGGCCTGGCTGAGCCAGAACTACCTGCCCTTTCTGGCCCTGGGCCTGGTTCCGGTTGTGGCCCGCTACTGGTTGCCGTTGTGGGTGGTGCTCTTGATTGTGCTGGGACTGGGCGGTTTGTCGGTCTGGTGGGCCCAGCAGGAGCCCTTGCAAATTACCTTTGAAATCGTCTTGAGCCAGGGGCCGCAGGGAACCACCTCCTGGGGGGCCCTGCCCACCCCTGCCGAGTACCCCAACCTGAGCCTGGCCTTTTTTATCTTCATCGCTTTTCTGTACTCGGGGTATGCGCTTTTTACCCTCGAGCTTCTGGTACGGGAGACTAAAGCACGGGAGGAACTCGAGCGCACCCGCCGCGAGCTCGAGCAGGCCTCGCGCCAGGCGGGGGTTCTGGAGGAGCGCCAGCGCCTGGCCCGCGAGATTCACGACACCCTAGCCCAGGGCTTTGCCAGCATTGTGGTGCAGCTCGAGGCCGCCGAGATGGCCTCGGAAAACGAGACTTCGGCTGGCCGCTACCTGGAACAAGCCCGCAACGCAGCCCGCGAGGGATTATCGGAGGCCCGCCGGATGGTCTGGGCTTTGCGACCGGAGATTCTCGAGAACACCTCGCTGCCCGAAGCCTTGCAGCGGCTGATGAGGCGCTGGCAGCAGGAGAGCGGGGTGCAGGCCCAGTTCACCCTCACCGGCGAGCCCCGCCCGCTGCACCCGGAGCTCGAGGTAGGTCTGTTGCGCATAGCTCAGGAGGCCCTGGCCAATATACGCAAACACTCCAAAGCCCGCCATGCCACCCTCACCCTCTCCTACCTGGGCGACATGGTGCTGATGGACGTGCAAGACGATGGGGTGGGCCTGCAACCGCCCACTTCAGGCAGTTTTGGCCTGCGCTCGATGCGCGAAAGGGTAGAAGCGCTGGGGGGCCAGATGACCGTAGAGAGCGAGCCTGGGCTGGGCACTACCCTGGCCTTTAGTCTGCCCCTGTACAGCGGGCGCTCCAAAGCGGAGGAAAAAACCCTATGA
- a CDS encoding response regulator, translated as MNLPTPIRLLLVDDHPVVRAGLSGLLSSQPDFEVVGEASNGLEALGLLEQVGADVVLMDLRMPQMDGVTAIRQVRARFPKVQVLVLTTYDTDSEIVRAVEAGATGYLLKDVPREELFRAVRLCAKGEAVLSPPVAARLLGRMRGPGEETLSVRELEVLALVAKGFSNKEIARKLKISEATVKTHLLHTFEKLGVDDRTAAVTVALERGILRL; from the coding sequence ATGAACCTTCCAACTCCCATTCGGCTTCTTTTGGTGGACGACCACCCCGTGGTACGGGCGGGCCTTTCGGGGCTGCTCTCTTCCCAGCCCGACTTCGAGGTAGTCGGTGAAGCCTCCAACGGCCTCGAGGCCCTGGGCTTGCTCGAGCAAGTCGGGGCCGATGTGGTGCTAATGGACTTGCGTATGCCCCAGATGGATGGGGTAACCGCCATCCGGCAGGTACGGGCCCGCTTCCCCAAGGTTCAGGTGCTGGTGCTAACCACCTACGACACCGACTCCGAAATCGTGCGGGCGGTGGAGGCCGGCGCTACCGGCTACCTGCTCAAGGATGTCCCACGCGAAGAGCTTTTCCGCGCCGTGCGGCTGTGCGCCAAAGGCGAAGCGGTACTCTCGCCCCCGGTGGCCGCCCGCCTGTTGGGCCGGATGCGCGGCCCTGGGGAAGAAACCTTGTCGGTGCGTGAGCTCGAGGTGCTGGCCCTGGTAGCCAAAGGCTTCTCCAACAAAGAAATCGCCCGCAAGCTAAAAATTAGTGAGGCCACCGTCAAAACCCACCTGCTGCACACCTTCGAAAAGCTGGGGGTAGACGACCGCACCGCAGCCGTAACGGTAGCGCTGGAGAGAGGTATTCTGCGGTTGTAG
- the leuS gene encoding leucine--tRNA ligase has translation MLTTDKYNPHELEPKWQKYWDEIGLLKATEGRGSKKAYILVMFPYPSGDLHMGHLKNYTMGDALARFRVQQGYSVLHPFGWDAFGLPAENAALKFGVSPADWTFGNIQQSKESLALMGIRYDWSREVTTCLPDYYKWNQWIFLKMYERGLVYRKKSLVNWDPVEQSVLANEQVIDGRGWRSGALVEKRELEQWYLKITDYAERLLNDLDKLSRWPEKVKAMQRAWIGKSVGAEFDFQVKGHGAKIRVFSTRPDTIFGATFMVLAPEHELVAQITTPEQKAAVEAYVAATRMKSEVERQMVDREKTGVWTGAYAINPANGKEIPIWIADYVLAGYGTGAIMAVPGQDERDWEFAEKFGLEIIRTVEPPQGWQGKAYTEDGPAINSDFLNGLYVEEAKQKIIAWMEEKGIGEGKVNYRLRDWLISRQRYWGTPIPMIHCDSCGIVPVPYEQLPVELPTLRDVEDIRPKGKSPLAAHPEFYECACPKCGGQARRDTDTMDTFIDSSWYFLRYTDAQNPDLPFDPQKANYWMPVDQYIGGIEHAILHLLYSRFFTKFLHDLGMVEAAEPFEGLFTQGMVMGWTNVGEVEIREGRIYFKDDARRSKLELEQGLTLEEAQKSGAELRQEEGKTYFWKPAVMSKSLGNGVMVGPFVKEQGADIARITILFAAPPENEMIWTEEGVQGAWRYLNRVYRLVAEHLAELKTQADLQEPAGLEGPHKALYQKLHQTIKKVTEDLEALRFNTAIAALMELLNALGDYRKEHGVTPVFREAVLRYIQMLAPFAPHLAEELWHEFYTHSVFSDPWPTLDQAALVADSFELVVQVNGKLRGKASISTQASQEEIKRIAKEIPNVQQYIAGKEVVKEIYVPGKLLNIVVRG, from the coding sequence ATGCTGACAACCGACAAATACAACCCCCACGAGCTCGAGCCCAAATGGCAAAAATACTGGGATGAAATCGGGCTGTTAAAGGCCACTGAAGGCAGGGGAAGCAAAAAAGCCTACATCCTGGTGATGTTCCCCTACCCTTCCGGCGACCTGCACATGGGCCACCTCAAGAACTACACCATGGGCGATGCGCTGGCCCGTTTCCGGGTACAACAGGGCTATAGCGTGCTGCATCCGTTTGGTTGGGACGCCTTTGGGCTGCCCGCCGAAAACGCCGCCCTGAAGTTTGGCGTAAGCCCGGCCGACTGGACCTTTGGCAACATTCAGCAGTCCAAGGAATCCCTGGCCCTGATGGGCATCCGCTACGACTGGAGCCGCGAGGTAACCACCTGCCTGCCCGATTACTACAAGTGGAACCAGTGGATTTTCCTCAAAATGTACGAGCGCGGCCTGGTCTACCGCAAAAAGAGCCTGGTCAACTGGGACCCCGTCGAGCAAAGCGTGCTGGCCAACGAGCAGGTGATTGATGGGCGTGGCTGGCGCTCGGGGGCGCTGGTGGAGAAGCGGGAGCTCGAGCAGTGGTACCTCAAAATCACCGACTACGCCGAGCGGCTTTTGAACGACCTGGACAAGCTCTCGCGCTGGCCCGAAAAGGTCAAGGCCATGCAGCGGGCCTGGATTGGCAAAAGTGTCGGCGCCGAGTTCGACTTCCAAGTAAAGGGTCATGGTGCAAAGATTCGGGTCTTCTCCACCCGCCCCGATACCATTTTTGGCGCAACCTTCATGGTGCTGGCCCCCGAACACGAGCTGGTGGCCCAGATCACCACACCCGAGCAGAAAGCCGCCGTGGAAGCCTACGTGGCCGCTACCCGCATGAAGAGCGAGGTCGAGCGCCAGATGGTAGATCGCGAGAAAACCGGGGTCTGGACAGGCGCCTACGCCATCAACCCCGCCAATGGCAAGGAAATCCCCATCTGGATTGCCGACTATGTGCTGGCTGGCTACGGCACCGGGGCCATTATGGCTGTACCGGGCCAGGACGAGCGCGACTGGGAGTTCGCCGAGAAGTTCGGTCTGGAAATCATCCGCACCGTCGAACCACCCCAGGGGTGGCAGGGCAAGGCCTATACCGAAGACGGCCCGGCCATCAACTCCGACTTCCTGAACGGGCTTTATGTGGAAGAGGCCAAGCAAAAAATCATTGCCTGGATGGAAGAAAAAGGCATTGGCGAGGGCAAGGTCAACTACCGCCTGCGCGACTGGCTGATTAGCCGCCAGCGCTACTGGGGCACCCCCATCCCTATGATCCACTGCGATAGCTGTGGCATCGTGCCGGTGCCCTACGAGCAGTTGCCGGTCGAGCTGCCCACCCTGCGCGATGTGGAGGACATCCGCCCCAAGGGCAAAAGCCCCCTGGCCGCCCACCCCGAGTTTTACGAGTGCGCGTGCCCCAAGTGTGGTGGGCAAGCCCGGCGCGACACCGATACCATGGACACTTTTATTGATTCGTCGTGGTACTTCCTGCGCTATACCGATGCCCAAAACCCCGACCTGCCCTTCGACCCCCAAAAGGCCAACTACTGGATGCCGGTAGACCAGTACATCGGCGGTATTGAGCACGCTATTCTGCACTTGCTGTACTCCCGCTTTTTTACCAAGTTTTTGCACGACCTGGGCATGGTAGAAGCCGCTGAGCCCTTCGAGGGCCTCTTTACCCAGGGCATGGTGATGGGCTGGACCAACGTGGGTGAGGTGGAAATACGCGAGGGGCGCATCTACTTCAAAGATGACGCCCGCCGCAGCAAGCTCGAGCTCGAGCAAGGCCTAACCCTCGAGGAGGCCCAGAAAAGCGGGGCCGAGCTGCGCCAGGAAGAGGGCAAAACCTACTTCTGGAAGCCCGCTGTGATGAGCAAGAGCCTGGGCAACGGGGTGATGGTGGGGCCGTTTGTAAAAGAACAGGGGGCCGACATTGCCCGCATTACCATTCTGTTCGCCGCCCCGCCCGAAAACGAGATGATCTGGACCGAAGAGGGTGTGCAGGGGGCCTGGCGCTACCTGAACCGGGTTTACCGCCTGGTTGCCGAGCACCTGGCCGAGCTGAAGACCCAGGCCGACCTGCAAGAGCCTGCCGGGCTGGAAGGCCCACACAAGGCCCTTTACCAAAAGCTGCACCAGACCATCAAGAAGGTAACTGAAGACCTCGAGGCCCTGCGCTTCAACACCGCCATTGCCGCCCTGATGGAGCTCTTAAACGCCCTGGGCGACTACCGCAAGGAGCACGGCGTTACCCCGGTCTTCCGCGAAGCAGTGCTGCGCTACATCCAGATGCTGGCCCCCTTCGCCCCCCACCTGGCCGAAGAGCTGTGGCACGAGTTTTACACCCACTCGGTCTTCAGCGACCCCTGGCCTACCCTGGACCAAGCCGCCCTGGTGGCCGACAGCTTCGAGCTGGTGGTGCAGGTTAATGGCAAGTTGCGTGGCAAGGCCAGCATCAGCACCCAGGCCAGCCAAGAGGAAATCAAGCGCATTGCAAAAGAAATTCCCAACGTACAGCAGTACATCGCGGGCAAAGAAGTGGTGAAGGAAATCTACGTACCCGGCAAGCTGCTGAACATCGTGGTTAGGGGATAA